One window of Myxocyprinus asiaticus isolate MX2 ecotype Aquarium Trade chromosome 6, UBuf_Myxa_2, whole genome shotgun sequence genomic DNA carries:
- the LOC127442846 gene encoding alpha-2-HS-glycoprotein-like isoform X1, producing the protein MKLWATVAALGLLVIGAWAQGVMPTVSLLPCDSPEAEAAALVAQDFLNAQHTHGYKYALNRIEEIKIISKPGEVDTYLLELDLLETTCHVLDPTPVSQCPVRQKQFTAVEADCDFALSNTTQGLSVVAFKCKSEIESEEDICLGCRHLIPFNDTDGIQLIETSLDDFNKKHTLNTKFVLFEIGRMAYQVVSGGNKYFAEYGIIGTNCTSHDDDICIPQNHTVAIHGFCQAEGSAKLNKVDCSIFNPAQVVDPATNAKGPVQQLLHAHTSGPQHNPTIHGLKHHKLTHLHDPSASGLLSAESSESAELVVPKKAPFVKREVAEPEGPAANATADAAVVAEKTPIPFEPILLVPICPGQKKHF; encoded by the exons ATGAAGCTCTGGGCTACAGTCGCTGCTCTTGGGCTCCTGGTAATAGGGGCATGGGCACAGGGGGTGATGCCCACCGTCAGCTTGCTGCCCTGTGACTCCCCAGAGGCCGAAGCAGCGGCTCTGGTGGCACAGGACTTCCTCAATGCTCAGCACACCCACGGCTACAAATATGCCCTTAATCGCATTGAGGAAATCAAGATCATATCCAAG CCAGGTGAAGTGGACACGTATCTTTTGGAGTTGGACTTGCTAGAAACAACATGTCATGTCTTAGATCCGACACCAGTGAGTCAATGTCCAGTCAGACAAAAACAATTTACG GCAGTTGAGGCAGATTGTGATTTTGCCCTATCAAATACAACTCAAGGTCTGTCTGTTGTGGCATTCAAGTGTAAATCAGAGATTG AGTCAGAGGAGGATATATGTCTAGGCTGCCGTCACCTCATTCCTTTTAATGACACAGATGGCATTCAGCTCATTGAAACCTCATTAGATGATTTCaataaaaaacatacattaaatACTAAATTTGTACTTTTTGAAATTGGACGAATGGCATACCAG GTTGTCAGTGGTGGAAACAAGTACTTTGCAGAATACGGCATAATTGGGACAAACTGCACAAGTCATGATGATGATATATGCATCCCCCAGAATCACACTGTTGCT ATCCATGGCTTCTGTCAAGCTGAAGGTTCTGCCAAACTGAATAAAGTTGACTGCAGTATCTTCAACCCA GCCCAAGTTGTAGACCCAGCAACCAATGCCAAAGGGCCAGTCCAACAACTTCTACATGCGCATACTTCTGGACCTCAGCACAACCCAACCATCCACGGTCTTAAACATCACAAGCTGACACACCTTCATGACCCTTCTGCAAGCGGTCTGCTCTCTGCTGAATCTTCTGAATCAGCCGAGTTAGTGGTGCCAAAGAAAGCTCCTTTTGTCAAGAGGGAAGTCGCTGAACCAGAAGGGCCAGCCGCCAATGCAACTGCAGATGCAGCTGTAGTGGCAGAAAAAACACCCATTCCTTTTGAGCCAATACTCCTCGTGCCGATCTGTCCAGGacaaaagaaacatttctga
- the LOC127442846 gene encoding alpha-2-HS-glycoprotein-like isoform X2 translates to MKLWATVAALGLLVIGAWAQGVMPTVSLLPCDSPEAEAAALVAQDFLNAQHTHGYKYALNRIEEIKIISKASEVDTYLLELDLLETTCHVLDPTPVSQCPVRQKQFTAVEADCDFALSNTTQGLSVVAFKCKSEIESEEDICLGCRHLIPFNDTDGIQLIETSLDDFNKKHTLNTKFVLFEIGRMAYQVVSGGNKYFAEYGIIGTNCTSHDDDICIPQNHTVAIHGFCQAEGSAKLNKVDCSIFNPAQVVDPATNAKGPVQQLLHAHTSGPQHNPTIHGLKHHKLTHLHDPSASGLLSAESSESAELVVPKKAPFVKREVAEPEGPAANATADAAVVAEKTPIPFEPILLVPICPGQKKHF, encoded by the exons ATGAAGCTCTGGGCTACAGTCGCTGCTCTTGGGCTCCTGGTAATAGGGGCATGGGCACAGGGGGTGATGCCCACCGTCAGCTTGCTGCCCTGTGACTCCCCAGAGGCCGAAGCAGCGGCTCTGGTGGCACAGGACTTCCTCAATGCTCAGCACACCCACGGCTACAAATATGCCCTTAATCGCATTGAGGAAATCAAGATCATATCCAAGGCAA GTGAAGTGGACACGTATCTTTTGGAGTTGGACTTGCTAGAAACAACATGTCATGTCTTAGATCCGACACCAGTGAGTCAATGTCCAGTCAGACAAAAACAATTTACG GCAGTTGAGGCAGATTGTGATTTTGCCCTATCAAATACAACTCAAGGTCTGTCTGTTGTGGCATTCAAGTGTAAATCAGAGATTG AGTCAGAGGAGGATATATGTCTAGGCTGCCGTCACCTCATTCCTTTTAATGACACAGATGGCATTCAGCTCATTGAAACCTCATTAGATGATTTCaataaaaaacatacattaaatACTAAATTTGTACTTTTTGAAATTGGACGAATGGCATACCAG GTTGTCAGTGGTGGAAACAAGTACTTTGCAGAATACGGCATAATTGGGACAAACTGCACAAGTCATGATGATGATATATGCATCCCCCAGAATCACACTGTTGCT ATCCATGGCTTCTGTCAAGCTGAAGGTTCTGCCAAACTGAATAAAGTTGACTGCAGTATCTTCAACCCA GCCCAAGTTGTAGACCCAGCAACCAATGCCAAAGGGCCAGTCCAACAACTTCTACATGCGCATACTTCTGGACCTCAGCACAACCCAACCATCCACGGTCTTAAACATCACAAGCTGACACACCTTCATGACCCTTCTGCAAGCGGTCTGCTCTCTGCTGAATCTTCTGAATCAGCCGAGTTAGTGGTGCCAAAGAAAGCTCCTTTTGTCAAGAGGGAAGTCGCTGAACCAGAAGGGCCAGCCGCCAATGCAACTGCAGATGCAGCTGTAGTGGCAGAAAAAACACCCATTCCTTTTGAGCCAATACTCCTCGTGCCGATCTGTCCAGGacaaaagaaacatttctga